One part of the Nostoc sp. PCC 7120 = FACHB-418 genome encodes these proteins:
- a CDS encoding YegS/Rv2252/BmrU family lipid kinase, whose product MNRSACLIFNPVAGQGDPEVDLAAIRAILEPEMDLDIYLTTEEIGADKLAQEAVERGVETIIASGGDGTLSAAAVAVAGTDIPLGIISRGTANAFAVALGIPDTIDAACRTILQGVTRNVDVAYCNDLPMILLVGIGFEAETVERADRESKKRFGIMAYIMAGFQELRELESFDVEIETEDKIIKTNASAVTVANAAPPTSVLAQGPAGIIYDDGLLDLTIVAPNSKAGAIAATYHLFQSASSGNAAERDDIGYVRAKQFKITADPPQKVVIDGEVVGKTPVDIKCLPAALKIFVPSAPEEELVEKLEGLPNLTIELKEPAED is encoded by the coding sequence ATGAATCGTTCTGCTTGTCTTATTTTTAACCCAGTTGCTGGTCAGGGTGATCCAGAAGTTGATTTAGCAGCAATTCGAGCCATCCTAGAACCAGAAATGGATCTGGATATTTACCTGACAACAGAGGAAATCGGCGCAGATAAACTGGCGCAGGAAGCTGTAGAACGGGGAGTAGAGACAATTATTGCTTCAGGGGGAGATGGTACATTATCTGCTGCGGCTGTGGCTGTGGCTGGGACTGATATTCCCTTGGGAATTATTTCACGAGGTACAGCCAATGCTTTTGCGGTTGCATTAGGAATCCCTGATACAATTGATGCCGCTTGTCGGACAATTTTGCAGGGAGTAACTCGCAATGTAGATGTAGCCTATTGTAATGACCTGCCGATGATTTTGTTGGTAGGTATTGGTTTTGAAGCGGAAACTGTGGAAAGAGCTGACAGGGAATCAAAGAAACGCTTTGGGATTATGGCGTATATCATGGCTGGCTTTCAAGAGTTGAGAGAATTAGAGAGTTTCGATGTAGAAATCGAAACCGAAGACAAAATCATCAAAACTAACGCCTCAGCCGTCACAGTGGCTAATGCTGCGCCTCCTACTTCCGTTTTAGCTCAGGGGCCGGCTGGCATTATTTATGATGATGGCTTACTAGATTTGACAATCGTAGCGCCTAATAGCAAAGCTGGAGCGATCGCTGCTACTTATCATTTGTTTCAGTCTGCTTCTTCAGGAAATGCTGCCGAGCGCGATGATATCGGTTATGTACGAGCAAAACAGTTTAAAATCACCGCAGACCCACCACAAAAGGTAGTGATTGATGGTGAGGTTGTGGGTAAGACACCAGTTGATATTAAATGTTTACCAGCAGCCTTAAAGATTTTTGTTCCGTCAGCACCAGAAGAGGAGCTAGTGGAGAAGCTGGAGGGATTACCCAATTTGACTATTGAACTGAAAGAACCAGCCGAAGATTAG